A portion of the Bdellovibrionales bacterium genome contains these proteins:
- a CDS encoding ABC transporter ATP-binding protein translates to MIKQTDPKAAFKVPEKFIVTVQNLKKSYLLGETRVHALNGVNLHLSAGAFTALIGASGSGKSTLLNMIGCIDDPSEGTVLIDEINIQNLNDTEKSRLRNQKIGFIFQSFNLIPVLNVFENVELPLLIQPHLTRKEREYRVHQAISDVGLKDFILHRPDQLSGGQRQRVAIARALVTQPRLVLADEPTANLDSQTSHKIIDLMLELNRKHNVTFLFSTHDEKLMKRVSHILHIQDGLMTL, encoded by the coding sequence ATGATTAAGCAAACTGACCCGAAAGCCGCATTCAAGGTCCCTGAAAAATTCATTGTGACTGTTCAAAATCTCAAGAAATCTTATCTCTTAGGAGAAACTAGGGTCCACGCCCTGAACGGTGTAAATTTGCATCTCAGCGCCGGAGCATTTACTGCCCTTATCGGAGCTTCTGGGTCTGGTAAAAGCACCCTTTTGAATATGATTGGCTGCATAGATGACCCAAGCGAGGGCACTGTCCTCATCGATGAAATCAATATACAAAATCTGAATGACACAGAAAAAAGTCGCTTAAGAAATCAAAAAATTGGATTTATATTTCAATCGTTCAATCTGATTCCAGTCCTTAATGTTTTCGAGAATGTTGAACTTCCTCTTCTGATCCAACCTCATCTCACTCGAAAAGAAAGGGAATATCGAGTTCATCAAGCCATCTCAGACGTTGGCCTAAAGGATTTTATACTCCACCGACCGGACCAACTTTCTGGGGGACAAAGACAAAGAGTGGCAATTGCTCGAGCCTTGGTCACTCAACCACGCCTGGTCTTAGCCGATGAGCCCACTGCCAACCTGGATTCTCAGACCTCTCATAAAATTATCGATCTCATGCTTGAACTCAACAGAAAACACAATGTTACTTTTCTATTTTCAACTCATGATGAAAAGCTCATGAAAAGAGTGTCCCATATTTTACATATTCAGGATGGTTTAATGACTTTATGA
- a CDS encoding DNA-3-methyladenine glycosylase I, whose translation MKRCGWCGQDPLYVNYHDLEWGVPVYDDRKLFEFLILEGAQAGLSWLTILRKREGYRRAFANFDPEVVAKYGKREVQKLLNNALIVRNRLKIASAITNAQCFLDVQKEFGSFSSYQWAFVKGKPIHNRRKNMGDLPAKTEISDLWSKDLKKRGFKFVGSTIVYAHMQAVGMVNDHLTSCFRYKELKAGKELAASG comes from the coding sequence ATGAAGCGCTGTGGGTGGTGTGGCCAGGATCCTCTCTATGTCAATTATCACGATCTTGAATGGGGAGTTCCTGTTTATGATGACAGAAAGTTATTTGAGTTTTTAATTTTGGAAGGGGCGCAGGCGGGCTTATCCTGGTTGACCATTCTACGTAAGCGAGAGGGATATCGAAGGGCGTTCGCAAATTTTGATCCTGAAGTCGTAGCCAAGTACGGAAAGAGAGAGGTTCAAAAGCTTTTAAATAATGCACTGATAGTCAGAAATAGGTTGAAGATTGCGTCTGCCATAACAAACGCGCAATGTTTTTTAGACGTTCAAAAGGAATTTGGTTCCTTCTCGAGTTATCAATGGGCCTTTGTTAAAGGAAAACCCATTCATAATCGCCGAAAAAATATGGGGGACCTTCCTGCCAAAACTGAAATATCTGATCTCTGGAGCAAAGATCTCAAGAAGCGAGGTTTTAAATTTGTTGGTTCAACTATTGTTTATGCACATATGCAGGCAGTTGGAATGGTTAACGATCATTTGACGAGCTGTTTTAGATACAAGGAACTAAAGGCTGGAAAGGAATTAGCAGCAAGTGGTTAA
- a CDS encoding outer membrane lipoprotein-sorting protein, which translates to MRTTQRHTLYLRIICACLLFATLAQGESKYSAESLLKESDRARGAADQTEGISWKAHIHTEDNGNTSNIDYLIKVRGDNAIAEALFPPRNKGQISLFNNRSVWFYKPGLKKPVSVSPRQKLSGQAANGDIASTNYARDYIGKIVGEENLDGIQTYKLELKAKVKDVTYDQILYWISKDKRLAIKADFLTVNGAPFKRATFQYDNHLSLGGKTFPFVSKMSIVDVNNEKNLTTLSYQEPKEEKHSANIFNINNIIR; encoded by the coding sequence ATGCGGACAACACAAAGACATACTCTGTATCTCAGAATCATATGCGCGTGCCTTCTCTTCGCGACACTCGCTCAGGGTGAAAGCAAATATTCGGCAGAATCTCTATTAAAGGAGTCCGACCGGGCTCGTGGAGCTGCTGATCAAACCGAAGGAATATCATGGAAAGCCCACATCCATACAGAGGACAACGGAAATACCTCCAATATCGACTATCTCATCAAAGTTCGTGGAGACAATGCAATCGCCGAGGCACTTTTCCCCCCTCGAAATAAAGGACAGATAAGCCTCTTCAACAATCGTAGCGTTTGGTTTTATAAACCGGGTTTAAAAAAACCCGTTTCGGTATCACCACGCCAAAAGCTATCTGGCCAAGCGGCCAATGGTGATATTGCCTCGACAAATTACGCCCGCGATTATATTGGGAAAATTGTGGGAGAGGAAAATCTCGATGGAATTCAGACTTACAAATTGGAACTGAAAGCCAAGGTAAAGGATGTCACTTACGATCAAATCCTCTACTGGATATCAAAGGACAAGCGGCTGGCGATCAAGGCCGACTTCCTAACAGTGAACGGGGCTCCCTTTAAAAGGGCTACTTTCCAATATGATAACCATCTTTCTCTTGGCGGAAAGACCTTCCCCTTTGTGAGCAAGATGAGCATTGTCGACGTAAACAATGAAAAAAATCTGACGACTCTCTCGTATCAGGAACCAAAAGAAGAAAAGCACTCCGCAAACATCTTCAATATCAATAATATTATTAGGTGA
- a CDS encoding FtsX-like permease family protein, whose product MIKFWKLAFYNLRRNRRRNLATMISISFGLIGLMMFGGYVNRTDNFLRVYTIFALNTGHIAIYARDGLEKFRYKPQNHSFDVVSQAKIETILNGHKEKIDSYSKILSGTGLVGNGCQSFPFYVSSIEPEIDLKLRTHEQMLKWAPELSKFIKGRALGEYKEETSPLSISKGLARLLHKPLVFDEVPVGGNQIRAIDCSSPDAKQLIESDSNIQLLTGTWQGTTSALDGEIVSQFSTGFSETDQGALIAPLKYLQNLFDTDRIGHYSVWLRSPSKIDSVMATLKSELAANDILADTYPWYHEDLSPTYNGALRFLRVMIAFIGIVLSAIITLSILNSSTMTVTERSAEIGMMRALGFTRNRIRLVFVQEAGLVGCLGLFGGLLLGNLIITLINAQNIPFTPPGASHEIPMLLLPHFGFTVITCGSILLLNLLTTWFVVGQISQKNISHLIMGHHG is encoded by the coding sequence ATGATCAAATTCTGGAAGCTCGCCTTTTATAACCTGAGGAGAAATCGTCGACGCAATTTGGCTACAATGATTTCCATTTCGTTTGGCCTTATCGGCCTCATGATGTTCGGCGGATACGTCAATCGCACCGACAACTTTTTGCGCGTTTACACCATCTTCGCTCTCAATACCGGTCACATCGCCATTTATGCCAGAGATGGACTTGAAAAGTTTCGCTATAAACCTCAAAACCACAGTTTTGATGTCGTCTCTCAAGCTAAGATCGAAACCATACTAAATGGACACAAAGAGAAAATAGACTCTTATTCCAAAATCTTATCTGGCACTGGCCTAGTGGGAAATGGCTGCCAAAGTTTTCCCTTCTATGTATCGTCCATAGAACCCGAAATCGACCTGAAATTGCGTACTCATGAGCAAATGCTGAAATGGGCTCCAGAATTATCCAAATTCATTAAAGGCCGCGCCCTCGGCGAATACAAAGAGGAGACCTCTCCTTTGTCTATTAGCAAAGGACTCGCCCGACTACTGCACAAACCACTGGTGTTTGATGAGGTTCCTGTCGGAGGAAATCAAATAAGGGCCATTGATTGCTCTAGCCCAGATGCAAAACAACTCATTGAATCGGATTCAAACATCCAGCTTCTGACTGGAACTTGGCAGGGAACGACCTCTGCCTTAGATGGCGAAATTGTCTCTCAATTTTCGACAGGATTTTCAGAAACAGATCAGGGGGCCTTAATAGCACCACTCAAGTACCTCCAGAATCTCTTCGATACGGATCGTATTGGTCACTACTCTGTTTGGCTTCGCAGTCCGAGTAAAATTGATTCTGTCATGGCAACTCTCAAATCTGAACTCGCGGCAAATGATATATTGGCAGATACTTATCCCTGGTATCACGAAGACCTCAGCCCAACCTACAATGGGGCTCTCAGATTTCTCCGAGTCATGATTGCCTTTATTGGAATCGTCTTGTCAGCTATTATTACCTTGTCCATATTGAATTCATCCACCATGACTGTAACCGAGCGCTCAGCCGAAATAGGGATGATGAGAGCTCTCGGATTTACTCGAAATCGAATTCGCCTTGTTTTTGTTCAAGAGGCCGGACTGGTTGGATGTCTTGGACTATTTGGCGGGCTTCTTTTGGGAAACCTTATTATCACGCTCATAAATGCTCAAAACATTCCATTTACTCCCCCTGGAGCCTCCCATGAAATTCCCATGCTTCTCCTGCCTCACTTTGGTTTTACTGTAATTACTTGTGGATCTATTCTTCTCCTAAATTTACTTACAACATGGTTTGTTGTTGGGCAAATCAGTCAAAAGAATATTTCTCATCTGATTATGGGACATCATGGTTAA
- a CDS encoding cation:proton antiporter produces the protein MPLLTTLLILIIVARLFGQIFQRYQLPSIVGEMLAGVLLGPSLLNLIHTNAALAGISELAVFLVVLSAGLEMNFKDIVSALTSKGIVIAILGFIIPLTAGMLVGIAFQLTIMKTIFLGLCISITALPVAIRILQNFGILDSDIARYSIATAIFNDVAALLALGVILNLPSQGSMLAVGISIFIIGSKLIFLAACILGFNWFIEQLVDRGIHIQKIPEKIVEILGNEALFGIVVLFALVFGSLSEILGFHFVIGAFFGALLIDKKFFLVSRYHELERTLGSITGGFLAPVFFAYLGLEFNVKAMDSALFVVVVLIVSVLSKVFSGWLGGKLLSLPHADCLGIGVILNGRGIMELVVAGIAYQRGLIEQGLFSTLVLMGVFTTIITPLMFRKWVSPLLPKRLYSNKLPV, from the coding sequence ATGCCATTACTGACCACTTTGCTGATCCTTATCATCGTCGCCAGACTTTTTGGCCAAATTTTTCAGCGGTATCAACTGCCTTCAATTGTGGGAGAGATGTTGGCCGGCGTTCTGCTTGGGCCCAGCCTCCTGAACCTCATCCATACAAATGCCGCCCTTGCAGGAATATCAGAGCTCGCCGTGTTTCTCGTCGTTCTTTCCGCTGGATTGGAAATGAATTTTAAGGATATTGTCAGCGCCCTCACAAGCAAAGGTATCGTGATCGCCATTCTGGGATTTATTATTCCTCTGACTGCAGGAATGCTTGTTGGCATTGCCTTTCAGCTGACCATTATGAAAACTATTTTTTTGGGGCTATGTATTTCTATCACCGCCTTGCCTGTGGCCATCAGAATTCTCCAAAACTTTGGCATTCTGGATTCTGATATCGCTCGATACTCCATAGCGACAGCGATATTTAATGATGTGGCTGCCCTTCTGGCTCTGGGAGTAATTCTCAACCTGCCCTCTCAGGGCTCTATGTTGGCGGTGGGGATCTCAATTTTTATTATTGGAAGCAAACTCATCTTTCTTGCTGCCTGCATTCTGGGATTCAATTGGTTTATTGAGCAATTAGTTGACCGCGGAATCCATATCCAAAAGATTCCAGAAAAAATCGTCGAGATTCTGGGAAATGAAGCCCTATTTGGAATTGTTGTGCTTTTTGCCCTTGTTTTTGGCTCTCTGAGCGAAATTCTGGGCTTTCATTTTGTCATTGGCGCATTTTTTGGTGCGCTCTTGATTGATAAGAAGTTCTTTCTTGTATCTCGATATCATGAACTTGAAAGAACTCTTGGATCGATTACAGGTGGATTTCTGGCTCCCGTTTTCTTTGCTTATTTGGGCCTAGAATTCAATGTGAAGGCGATGGATTCGGCCTTATTCGTCGTCGTCGTTTTAATTGTGTCAGTTCTATCAAAAGTATTTTCCGGCTGGCTGGGAGGTAAACTTCTTTCCCTTCCCCACGCGGATTGTCTTGGCATAGGCGTTATTCTTAATGGCCGGGGAATCATGGAATTGGTCGTCGCTGGAATAGCCTACCAGCGGGGACTCATTGAACAGGGATTGTTTTCGACCTTGGTTCTCATGGGTGTTTTTACTACCATTATCACCCCACTTATGTTTAGAAAATGGGTGTCTCCCTTGCTCCCCAAACGGCTCTACTCAAACAAATTGCCTGTTTAG
- a CDS encoding ABC transporter permease, translated as MKWPQTLLLAWRNVIRHWRHSLSTLIAIAGGFTAICLFDGFMEGIKQQSLESFSVRFMMGDVIIERPETQFHLTDGDFSYTLSKEEQIFLEEFFQQDPDFLMRSRFLGVLGMADNGSTHAIFYGSGYDLIDGTKMRGPIWDWNTLAGKPLHLSNPFSALLGQGLGKRLGCEMENPKPELHPEGGYAHEDRPFRCQSNRLQISATTESGQINAFDVEVAGIIDVSIRELDSKYISFSLETAQRLLNTDRILRTTVKLKDPSMVGPFTSRLREKARERGFNFDIIPVMEHQVSKITRDGLRLISLFRGLFMTIVILISILSIANTMMKAVTERTREIGTLRSLGLLPNEIRRIFACEGTFIAVNSSLLGLVFTLIISTLINISRLSYSAGILATPLPLRVFWVPESWGSISILLMSLAFVTAWVASRKATSRVIADNLRHVT; from the coding sequence ATGAAATGGCCCCAAACTCTTCTCTTAGCATGGAGAAATGTAATTCGACACTGGAGACATTCACTCTCAACCCTCATTGCGATTGCGGGTGGCTTCACTGCGATTTGCCTTTTTGATGGCTTCATGGAGGGAATCAAACAGCAAAGTTTGGAGTCGTTTTCAGTTCGTTTTATGATGGGCGATGTCATTATCGAAAGGCCCGAGACCCAATTTCATCTCACGGACGGCGATTTTTCTTATACTTTGAGCAAAGAAGAGCAGATCTTTCTTGAAGAATTTTTCCAGCAGGATCCTGATTTTTTGATGCGCTCTCGATTTCTTGGCGTCCTCGGCATGGCTGACAATGGATCCACTCATGCAATTTTTTACGGAAGTGGATATGATTTAATTGACGGGACAAAAATGCGGGGACCCATTTGGGACTGGAATACTCTGGCCGGAAAACCATTGCACCTGTCCAATCCATTCTCTGCCCTGCTGGGGCAGGGACTTGGAAAGCGTTTGGGCTGCGAGATGGAAAACCCCAAACCAGAGCTTCATCCGGAGGGTGGTTATGCCCACGAAGACAGGCCATTTCGCTGTCAATCAAATAGACTTCAGATTTCGGCTACCACCGAGTCGGGACAGATCAATGCCTTCGATGTTGAAGTGGCCGGAATTATAGATGTATCTATTCGGGAATTGGATTCCAAATACATTAGTTTTTCTCTCGAAACCGCTCAACGATTACTCAACACTGATCGTATTTTGCGCACCACCGTAAAACTCAAGGATCCCTCCATGGTTGGACCGTTTACTTCTCGCTTGCGGGAGAAGGCTCGGGAAAGAGGATTTAATTTTGATATAATACCCGTGATGGAACATCAGGTATCAAAAATTACTCGCGACGGATTAAGACTCATTTCCTTATTTCGAGGACTTTTTATGACGATTGTTATTCTGATCAGTATTCTGTCTATTGCTAACACAATGATGAAAGCTGTGACTGAGCGAACCAGAGAAATTGGCACCTTGCGAAGTCTCGGTCTCCTTCCAAACGAAATCCGCAGAATCTTTGCTTGCGAAGGCACATTTATCGCAGTCAACTCGAGTCTTCTGGGCTTGGTATTTACGCTTATCATTTCGACCTTAATCAATATCAGTCGACTCAGCTACTCCGCCGGCATATTGGCAACTCCCTTGCCATTGCGTGTATTTTGGGTACCAGAATCTTGGGGGAGCATCTCCATCTTGCTGATGAGTCTCGCTTTTGTGACGGCCTGGGTGGCCTCAAGAAAGGCAACTTCCAGAGTCATTGCCGATAATCTCCGTCATGTGACATAG
- a CDS encoding NAD(P)-binding domain-containing protein — MGNLKVAVLGSGTVGEVLANGFLKYGYEVMRGSRNPSKLSDWKSKNSKNARIGTFEESALFGDIVVLAVKGTVAEQVIKSLSPSSIKGKTIIDVTNPIADVPPTNGVLNFFTAANSSLMEVLQKVAPQANFVKAFSCVGGPFMVDPSFPGGKPTMFICGTSSQAKGKVREILTQFGWDTEDMGGVEAARAIEPLCILWCIPGLLNNKWGHAFKLLKI, encoded by the coding sequence ATGGGAAATTTAAAGGTAGCTGTTCTCGGATCTGGAACGGTAGGGGAAGTCCTCGCCAACGGCTTCCTAAAATATGGATACGAAGTGATGCGTGGCAGTCGAAACCCCTCAAAATTGAGCGATTGGAAATCAAAGAATTCAAAAAACGCAAGGATTGGCACATTTGAGGAGTCTGCCTTATTTGGAGACATTGTTGTTTTAGCAGTAAAAGGTACCGTTGCTGAGCAAGTGATAAAAAGCCTTTCTCCTTCCTCAATCAAAGGCAAGACAATCATTGACGTTACAAATCCAATTGCAGACGTTCCACCAACCAACGGTGTGCTCAACTTCTTTACCGCAGCTAATAGCTCTCTCATGGAAGTCCTTCAAAAGGTAGCGCCCCAGGCCAATTTCGTAAAGGCCTTTTCCTGTGTCGGGGGACCTTTCATGGTGGACCCTTCTTTTCCCGGTGGAAAGCCCACCATGTTTATCTGCGGAACCAGCAGTCAGGCCAAAGGCAAAGTTCGAGAAATTCTCACTCAGTTTGGCTGGGACACCGAAGACATGGGGGGCGTTGAGGCCGCACGCGCTATTGAACCTCTTTGTATTCTTTGGTGTATTCCTGGCCTGTTGAACAACAAGTGGGGACATGCCTTTAAACTTCTGAAAATATAA
- a CDS encoding MarR family transcriptional regulator, translating to MIKKTQGPFSNESELDNCFRACLYFTMSRFYRRIDRLAFEAFKNLEMSPSQAFLLMALGKSEAYSASSSVLAKLMDLDRSTLTRLLGQLEEKKYLRRKKSGRQVVVCLQVKGVEFLPKINQCWKNLYQQYCKVLGKNNAEALNRLIHKNS from the coding sequence ATGATTAAGAAGACGCAAGGGCCTTTTTCAAATGAATCAGAATTGGACAATTGCTTTCGGGCTTGTCTTTATTTTACGATGAGTCGATTTTATCGTAGGATCGATCGTTTGGCTTTTGAGGCCTTTAAAAATTTGGAAATGTCGCCCAGTCAGGCTTTTCTCCTAATGGCTTTGGGAAAATCCGAGGCTTATTCGGCTTCATCGTCTGTATTGGCGAAATTGATGGATTTAGATCGTTCAACTCTCACTCGTCTCCTGGGGCAGTTGGAGGAAAAGAAATACCTCAGGCGCAAGAAGTCTGGACGTCAGGTTGTTGTCTGCCTGCAGGTGAAGGGAGTGGAATTCTTACCAAAAATCAATCAATGTTGGAAAAATCTTTACCAACAATATTGCAAGGTGTTGGGTAAAAATAATGCTGAAGCACTAAATAGGCTGATTCACAAAAATTCATGA
- the ppc gene encoding phosphoenolpyruvate carboxylase, translating to MVKSGTYSAQALRSNIRDLGSRLGRVLAESHSPEFLKEVELVRRWAKDLRRGSRRSIGSIERFLRLSGSEKSFKIARSFTEFLRLANAAEQHHRTRRRLYYETHSSLPQKGSVEAFLKNLKPKMISQVVEKLNQMEVDLVLTSHPTESMRQSAIRRYKHVTQNLAILDRRDSTRWEKEQAKKSLDRNIRALCLTEIVQEAGPTPFTESLSGFSIVEEVLWDAVPRFYRRLNDSALRYLKEEISLNARPIRFSSWVGGDRDGNPYVTAQVTRQVLYKGMSSGYQLILSEVDWLLKEMSFKSASSELLDLVGGGEPAEPYRILLDKLSHDIEKSKQVVLKNLNGLEVSRGNLIGKSEIIEPLKVVYRSLVSIGANDLAQGRTLDLIRRLEIFGVALLSLDIRQSSDVHEEVVAELVFHLFKENYRELNEQGKQKVLLDILNDEKIIERPPEWSALGREVLDTCNLINDFPEDCFRSYVISMTEEPSDLLEAFVLLKIANLKRHLPVVPLFETPEALKNGRRILESLLDLSYYRKYVGNYQMVMLGYSDSAKRSGRLASAWLLHQIQTELEELAHQKGIGFEFFHGRGGSIGRGGGPIHLALLALPRGSGNGRLRVTEQGETVHGKFGLPGIAERTLDLYVAGVLEAAVSRPPKEKKIWYSIVDRLAEDSSRSFRKFIYENERFISYFTEVTPVQELALFKIGSRPARRKAGINLDSLRAIPWVYSWTQNRGLLPSWFGLGEALEASIARGELRQLRLMYKEWPFFKATLDLLEMVLAKVDISVFKRYSDTLVSQGNQDLTLEIIEAYRLSVSTLAQITGHKRLLEDNPVLRRSISVRTPYVDVLNILQCHFLKIYRENPDDTWAQRILALTISGISAGMRNTG from the coding sequence GTGGTTAAATCAGGAACCTATAGCGCACAGGCCTTGAGATCGAATATTAGAGATTTGGGCTCTCGACTGGGCAGGGTATTGGCCGAATCTCATTCTCCAGAATTCCTCAAGGAGGTTGAACTTGTTCGCCGTTGGGCAAAGGATTTGAGACGAGGAAGCCGTAGATCAATCGGAAGTATCGAAAGATTTCTCAGGCTATCAGGATCTGAAAAGTCTTTCAAAATTGCGAGGTCTTTTACAGAGTTCCTTCGCCTCGCAAACGCGGCAGAACAGCACCATAGAACTCGGCGTCGTCTCTATTATGAGACACATTCCAGTCTTCCGCAAAAGGGGAGTGTGGAGGCTTTTTTAAAAAACTTGAAACCAAAAATGATTTCTCAAGTTGTCGAGAAATTAAATCAAATGGAAGTAGATCTTGTTTTGACGTCTCATCCGACAGAATCGATGCGCCAATCCGCCATTCGCCGTTATAAGCATGTGACACAAAATTTGGCAATTCTGGACCGGAGAGATTCTACCAGATGGGAAAAGGAACAGGCAAAAAAATCCTTAGATAGGAATATTCGTGCCCTGTGTTTGACGGAAATTGTTCAGGAGGCCGGTCCGACTCCTTTTACGGAATCCCTCAGCGGATTTTCCATTGTCGAAGAAGTGCTTTGGGATGCGGTTCCTCGATTTTATCGAAGATTGAATGATTCGGCGCTGAGATATTTGAAAGAAGAAATAAGTTTGAATGCCAGGCCAATACGTTTCTCTTCTTGGGTAGGTGGCGATCGAGATGGAAATCCCTATGTGACAGCCCAGGTAACAAGACAGGTTCTTTACAAGGGAATGTCTAGTGGCTATCAATTAATTTTGAGCGAAGTCGACTGGCTTCTCAAGGAGATGTCCTTTAAGAGCGCCTCTTCTGAACTCTTGGATTTGGTTGGGGGTGGGGAGCCGGCTGAACCCTATCGGATCCTACTTGATAAACTTAGTCATGATATTGAAAAGTCAAAACAAGTGGTTCTGAAAAATCTGAATGGCTTGGAAGTTTCGCGAGGAAATCTAATTGGAAAGAGTGAAATAATTGAGCCTTTGAAGGTTGTGTATCGAAGTCTGGTTTCCATTGGAGCAAATGATTTGGCGCAAGGAAGGACTCTTGATTTGATTCGCCGCTTAGAGATATTTGGAGTGGCCCTCTTGAGTTTGGATATACGTCAATCCTCTGATGTGCATGAAGAAGTTGTTGCTGAACTGGTTTTCCATCTCTTTAAAGAGAATTATCGCGAACTGAATGAGCAAGGAAAACAAAAAGTCCTGCTTGATATTTTGAATGACGAAAAAATAATTGAGAGACCTCCGGAGTGGTCGGCATTGGGACGAGAAGTGCTGGACACTTGCAACCTCATCAATGATTTTCCTGAAGATTGCTTCCGATCTTATGTGATTTCAATGACCGAGGAACCTTCTGATTTACTAGAAGCGTTTGTCTTGTTAAAAATAGCAAATCTCAAGAGGCATTTGCCAGTCGTACCTCTGTTTGAAACTCCCGAGGCCCTAAAAAATGGTCGAAGGATTTTAGAATCGCTTCTCGATCTTTCTTACTATAGGAAATATGTGGGAAATTACCAAATGGTAATGCTTGGGTATTCGGATTCAGCGAAGCGATCAGGGCGTTTGGCTTCAGCTTGGCTTCTTCATCAAATTCAAACAGAGCTGGAGGAATTGGCTCACCAGAAGGGAATTGGTTTTGAGTTCTTTCACGGGCGAGGGGGTAGCATTGGTCGAGGTGGTGGCCCAATTCATTTGGCTCTGTTGGCGCTTCCGCGGGGAAGTGGAAATGGACGTTTGCGGGTAACAGAACAAGGAGAAACAGTTCACGGCAAATTTGGTCTTCCCGGAATTGCTGAACGTACGCTGGATCTCTATGTGGCCGGAGTTCTTGAAGCCGCTGTATCTAGGCCTCCAAAAGAAAAGAAAATTTGGTATTCAATTGTGGATCGACTCGCTGAAGACTCAAGTCGCTCTTTTCGAAAATTCATTTACGAAAACGAAAGATTCATTTCATATTTTACAGAGGTGACGCCGGTCCAGGAATTAGCGCTCTTTAAGATTGGAAGTCGTCCAGCACGAAGAAAGGCAGGCATTAACCTTGATTCATTGAGGGCAATTCCTTGGGTCTATTCTTGGACCCAAAACCGCGGTTTGCTTCCGTCGTGGTTTGGACTTGGGGAGGCCTTAGAGGCGTCAATAGCAAGGGGTGAGCTTCGCCAACTCAGATTGATGTACAAAGAGTGGCCATTTTTCAAAGCAACGCTGGATTTGTTGGAAATGGTATTGGCCAAAGTCGATATCTCTGTTTTTAAACGCTATTCAGATACTCTCGTGAGTCAGGGGAATCAAGATCTGACTCTTGAGATAATTGAAGCCTATCGACTGTCTGTTTCGACATTGGCTCAAATCACTGGTCACAAAAGGCTTTTGGAAGACAATCCCGTATTGCGAAGATCTATCAGCGTAAGAACTCCTTACGTAGATGTCTTAAATATTTTGCAGTGCCATTTTCTAAAAATATATCGCGAAAATCCTGACGACACCTGGGCGCAAAGAATTCTTGCTCTGACCATCAGTGGTATTTCTGCTGGAATGAGAAACACAGGATAG